The Zygotorulaspora mrakii chromosome 3, complete sequence genome includes a region encoding these proteins:
- the FET3 gene encoding ferroxidase FET3 (similar to Saccharomyces cerevisiae FET3 (YMR058W); ancestral locus Anc_2.622) produces the protein MNFSYLFCILVSLSWVNAATHTFNWTTGWTLANPDGVFERPVISCNGEFPWPDIRVQKGDRVLVYLTNGFNDTQTSMHFHGLFQNGNNQMDGVPLLTQCPIGPGQTFLYNFTVESNSGAYWYHSHTEAQYEDGMRGAFIIDDGENNENYPYEYDEEVVLSLSEWYHDNVATLLPQFLSIFNPTGAEPIPQNLIINDTRNLSWEVRPDTTYLLRIINLGGFVSQYFWIEDHEFDVVEVDGITVERNTTNMIYITSAQRYTVLLHTRNDTSRNYAIMQKFDDTMLDVIPDDLELNATSSLTYNTSAPLAEQSYVDSIDDFLDDFYLVPLSRDALLPEPDIRITLDVAMDNLVTGINYAFFNNITYVAPLVPALATVLSAGENATNPEIYGSNTHSFVLDEDDVVEIVLNNLDTGKHPFHLHGHVFQTIIRDRTYDDAIGEVPVPFNESDHAEYPQYPMLRDVLYVNPQSNFVIRFRADNPGVWFFHCHIEWHLAQGLAIVLVEDPLGIQANSSQELTASSQAVCNAINMPITGNAVGNSTDFFNLAGEPVQPNTIPTGFTAKGIVAMVFSCLAGVLGLITITIYGLMEQTHVEEDFIEDMMIDPATVLEEDDSSNSNTAEKSGAEPTVREY, from the coding sequence atgaatttttcatatctaTTTTGTATATTGGTGTCGTTGAGTTGGGTGAATGCGGCAACGCACACCTTCAACTGGACCACGGGTTGGACCTTGGCCAACCCAGACGGAGTGTTCGAGAGACCTGTTATCAGTTGCAACGGCGAGTTCCCATGGCCTGACATCCGGGTGCAGAAGGGCGACCGGGTGCTTGTGTACCTGACCAACGGGTTCAATGACACTCAGACTTCGATGCATTTCCACGGTCTTTTCCAAAACGGTAACAATCAGATGGATGGAGTGCCATTGCTCACCCAGTGCCCAATCGGCCCTGGTCAGACTTTCCTGTACAACTTCACGGTGGAGAGCAATTCGGGTGCTTACTGGTACCACTCGCACACGGAGGCGCAGTACGAGGATGGTATGAGAGGAGCCTTCATCATCGACGATGGTGAAAACAACGAGAATTACCCATATGAGTACGACGAGGAAGTCGTTCTTTCCCTGAGCGAATGGTACCATGACAACGTTGCTACCCTACTACCGCAGTTCTTGAGTATATTCAATCCCACAGGTGCTGAACCAATTCCTCAAAACTTGATCATCAACGACACGAGGAACTTGTCCTGGGAAGTTCGCCCAGATACCACGTACCTATTAAGAATTATAAACCTTGGTGGCTTCGTTTCGCAGTACTTTTGGATTGAAGATCACGAATTTGACGTCGTTGAAGTCGATGGTATCACAGTTGAAAGGAATACGACAAATATGATTTACATCACGTCCGCTCAACGTTATACTGTTCTATTACACACGAGGAATGATACTTCAAGAAATTATGCTATTATGCAAAAGTTTGACGACACAATGCTTGATGTGATTCCAGACGATTTGGAATTGAACGCTACTTCCTCACTGACATATAATACTTCAGCACCACTTGCTGAACAAAGTTACGTTGATTCTATCGATGACTTCTTGGATGATTTCTATCTGGTTCCTCTAAGCAGGGATGCCTTATTGCCGGAACCTGATATCAGAATAACTTTAGACGTGGCGATGGATAACTTGGTAACAGGTATTAATTATgccttcttcaacaacatcaCCTATGTGGCACCTCTAGTTCCTGCTCTGGCTACGGTTCTGAGCGCTGGTGAAAATGCAACCAATCCGGAGATTTATGGTTCAAACACACATAGTTTTGTCCTTGACGAGGATGACGTGGTTGAAATCgttttgaataatttggATACTGGTAAGCATCCTTTCCATTTGCACGGTCACGTTTTCCAGACAATTATAAGAGACAGGACTTATGATGATGCGATTGGTGAAGTTCCTGTTCCATTCAATGAATCTGATCATGCTGAATATCCACAATATCCAATGCTAAGAGATGTTTTGTACGTTAATCCTCAATCAAATTTCGTCATTAGATTCAGAGCCGATAACCCAGGTGTTTGGTTTTTCCATTGTCATATCGAATGGCATTTGGCTCAAGGTTTGGCCATCGTGCTTGTTGAAGACCCACTCGGTATTCAAGCAAACTCATCTCAAGAATTGACTGCTTCTTCACAGGCTGTCTGTAATGCTATCAATATGCCAATAACTGGTAATGCTGTTGGTAACAGTActgatttcttcaatctGGCTGGTGAACCCGTTCAACCAAATACTATCCCAACAGGCTTTACCGCAAAGGGTATTGTCGCTATGGTCTTCTCCTGTCTTGCAGGTGTCCTTGGTTTGATAACTATTACTATTTATGGTCTAATGGAGCAAACCCACGTTGAGGAGgattttattgaagatatgATGATAGATCCCGCCACTGTGCTCGAAGAAGACGACTCTTCTAATTCTAACACAGCTGAAAAATCCGGGGCTGAGCCAACGGTTCGCGAATATTAA
- the BUB2 gene encoding Bub2p (similar to Saccharomyces cerevisiae BUB2 (YMR055C); ancestral locus Anc_2.620), translated as MSVEKFISQPPLIIHSSLAQLRYLILSEGLPANTDRQQQRLRCYTWSILSRTSMERSTQIYLSLLQRGAVKAPIIQKIKNDTFRTLQTDSKFINLVSEDALIRCLSCFAWQSLQLKEQDPSFQVSTYVQGMNVLLAPLLYSCPSEPMAFQLFSTLCYSIIPTYLNNNLSGVHKGAKLLDICLKIIDPKLSKFLSDNLLTAEIYGIPSILTLSSCNKPLEQVCKLWDFMFAYGFHMNILFVVALLVQIRSKILKSESPMNLLTRELPHFDADEIIKLGVGFVAKIPSEIYNLLVQHLADPNLVVPY; from the coding sequence ATGTCTGTGGAAAAGTTCATATCGCAACCGCCGCTGATCATTCACAGCTCGCTGGCGCAGCTGCGATATCTGATTCTTAGCGAAGGGCTGCCTGCGAATACCGACAGACAGCAACAACGCTTGCGCTGCTATACGTGGTCGATCCTTTCGCGAACGTCGATGGAGAGGTCGACGCAGATCTATCTGTCGCTGCTGCAACGGGGGGCGGTGAAGGCTCCAATAATacagaagataaaaaatgatacaTTTAGAACGCTGCAGACAGACtcaaaattcatcaatctCGTATCGGAGGATGCGCTGATAAGGTGTTTGTCGTGCTTTGCCTGGCAAAGTCTGCAGTTGAAGGAGCAGGACCCTAGTTTCCAGGTCAGTACTTATGTTCAGGGGATGAACGTTCTGCTGGCCCCCCTGCTGTATTCGTGCCCCAGTGAGCCAATGGCTTTTCAGTTATTTTCGACGCTATGCTACTCTATTATACCAACttatttgaataataatTTATCAGGGGTTCATAAGGGTGCGAAACTGCTGGATATCTGCCTCAAGATAATAGATCCGAAACTGAGTAAGTTTCTGAGTGATAACCTTTTAACAGCAGAGATATATGGTATTCCTTCCATACTGACGTTATCGAGCTGTAACAAACCTTTGGAGCAGGTTTGCAAGCTCTGGGACTTCATGTTCGCCTACGGGTTTCACATGAATATcctttttgttgttgccCTTTTGGTGCAAATTAGatcaaaaatcttgaagtCGGAGTCGCCAATGAATCTTCTCACGCGAGAGCTGCCTCATTTCGATGCTGATGAAATAATTAAACTTGGCGTAGGTTTCGTTGCCAAAATTCCCTCCGAAATCTACAACCTGCTGGTTCAGCACTTAGCTGATCCGAATTTAGTTGTACCTTATTAG
- the MUD2 gene encoding Mud2p (similar to Saccharomyces cerevisiae MUD2 (YKL074C); ancestral locus Anc_2.619), which translates to MSDHEALEDLRSKIIASMKPNQTKENAGKRVTAPSDGNSAGGKRPRISELPKGPRNGSNTYASPNGTSRVNEPRTQSRYGGAMGHHDGRRSTSRFNNHDRAFTGQSVNMYGSGGSYQEPNNEHLSATSNYQRPGNSFLQGVAPIDQRRRMRPTRWDVTPKGFEKVPAERAKLSGLFPQPGQPQELDRYKLERVAIHGGTKSRRTRILFDDATSNNLTISRMTCRLVIEFPVGKNWNERELERFLTKFVKSLGEQYEMKKISSESNFALIEFNSPECTTLVFASRLYIIREAKLENATWKRPNEYVQQLDHPDRLCAPDIIALQSLNDEEEIEKMLNENEIKFNSCQPIFLMENGGSKLFTGCAVVELSEIDEDKLNNLKNVSWFKPNYSKLSQNSSAINFQTLPLLVAEAKRPNSKVIKIFNCVDPLDLKYVPFQEEIEETLREMLNDVEIIWMNKPNVNYRLNFENIGEDIGNIYVKFKTTEASEKAMADLPGKKINGRTMLCSYFDEDDFNLIRYN; encoded by the coding sequence ATGAGTGACCATGAAGCTCTTGAGGATTTGAGGTCTAAAATTATAGCTTCTATGAAACCCAATCAGACGAAGGAGAACGCAGGAAAGCGTGTCACCGCCCCAAGTGATGGTAACAGTGCTGGAGGGAAGAGGCCCCGAATCAGTGAGTTGCCTAAAGGGCCAAGAAATGGTTCAAATACCTATGCATCACCAAACGGTACCTCCCGAGTGAACGAACCGAGGACCCAGAGCAGATATGGAGGTGCGATGGGGCATCATGACGGCAGGCGGTCTACATCGCGGTTCAATAATCATGATAGAGCATTTACAGGACAATCTGTGAATATGTATGGTAGCGGTGGGTCTTATCAAGAGCCAAATAATGAACATTTATCTGCAACTTCAAATTATCAACGTCCAGGTAATAGTTTTTTACAAGGTGTTGCCCCGATTGACCAGAGAAGAAGAATGAGACCTACCAGATGGGATGTAACTCCGAAAGGTTTTGAAAAGGTTCCAGCCGAGAGGGCCAAACTTAGCGGGTTATTTCCTCAACCTGGTCAACCGCAAGAACTAGATAGATACAAGCTAGAGCGAGTCGCCATTCATGGTGGTACCAAGAGCagaagaacaagaatttTATTTGACGACGCAACAAGCAATAACCTTACAATATCGAGAATGACTTGTAGACTAGTGATTGAGTTTCCTGTTGGTAAAAATTGGAATGAACGTGAATTAGAGCGATTTTTGACGAAGTTTGTAAAATCGCTTGGAGAACAATacgaaatgaaaaaaatctcttctgaatcaaattttgctTTGATAGAATTCAACTCACCAGAATGTACAACTTTGGTTTTTGCAAGTAGATTGTATATAATTCGGGAAGCAAAACTAGAAAATGCTACGTGGAAAAGACCAAATGAGTATGTTCAACAACTAGATCATCCGGATCGATTATGTGCTCCAGATATAATTGCGTTACAGAGCttgaatgatgaagaggagatagaaaaaatgttgaatgaaaacgagataaaattcaattcttgTCAACCTATATTTCTAATGGAAAATGGCGGATCTAAATTATTCACCGGTTGTGCAGTGGTAGAACTTTCAGAGATTGATGAGGAtaaattgaataatttaAAGAATGTTTCATGGTTCAAACCAAATTATAGCAAATTATCTCAAAACAGCAGTGCGATAAATTTCCAAACGTTACCACTATTGGTAGCAGAGGCAAAAAGgccaaattcaaaagttatcaaaatttttaactGTGTGGATCCATTAGACTTAAAGTATGTACCGTTCCAGGAGGAGATAGAGGAAACTTTAAGGGAGATGCTGAACGACGTAGAAATTATATGGATGAATAAACCAAACGTCAATTACAgattaaattttgaaaacattgGTGAGGACATTGGTAATATCTATGTCAAGTTCAAAACAACGGAAGCAAGTGAAAAGGCAATGGCAGATTTGCCGggtaaaaaaataaatggcAGAACTATGCTTTGttcatattttgatgaGGATGACTTCAATCTAATAAGGTACAACTAA
- the LHS1 gene encoding Hsp70 family chaperone LHS1 (similar to Saccharomyces cerevisiae LHS1 (YKL073W); ancestral locus Anc_2.618) produces the protein MRCSVVFWIISIFLLHTTNPALAAVLGIDYGQQFLKAMVVSPQAPMELILTPESKRKDVSGLAIRKLGSNPDDIERLFGSSVGSLSTRFPKDTLLHLKPLLGKPGSDMNDMTLYLREHPGVEIVDTKRNSLAFKVRGTEYSVEELVAMNIQEIINRANSLLKEKDPSGFDFVDRLSLTVPEFFTQHQRKALLDVGTITTDNLQTCLVNDGLSVLINFAFKHRDFTPGEKLYYIVYDMGSGSTKASLFSIMQPINDTEPLTLEIGGYGFNDRLGGSKFTLDIASLIQNRFLEQHKAVRTFSLNASPKSLAKIVQAAEKAKLVLSANSEAHVSIESLIDEIDFKTTISRSEFEEFIQEGVRDIAGPIEGALSTQFWDDPIDLDDLSGIILTGGSSRVPVVQEQLSKFVPEEKILRSVNADESAVNGATVRGVKIFDAFKTKPLNIIERSVFNYGIKVQQEESEEIIFHRGTEYPSQKTITIDPLEKANDKFTIDLYENDRIFKTVAVSTKDVERSFTSESCPLGVSYNITFTLSHNRIFDVDKAEAICQKNSSVGDSGVDSEKDVTDVNSDTSKNSKGKPSRKLKLLLTKDDTPIKHMSSDEKYQCRKHISFLVKTDKERYELEAAKNSLEALLYETRIYLENTDIIETGPKIHLERLAELIPDYLEWLEDGADDFKKGDIEEKISQIQKLRNKIETYLKYLSEPLDGKQFKDMLEKSNNLSQKLADSKQQVNDTIELIEDKVAEFDLDVHEEYSKISLPSYIARLLAGWDETLSSLREKTTSIETMIESGALEQTDRDDLLEMKLSFDEVSIEFEKKINAFNMGKDYRFRELLSLTQKLEKVRKRKEERLRKSMAEMNNSTSGLFSEATDTLEPSSLSSSTSTETLTAIFHDEL, from the coding sequence ATGCGATGCTCTGTAGTCTTCTGGAtcatatcaatatttttacTGCACACCACAAATCCTGCATTAGCGGCTGTTCTCGGTATTGACTATGGccaacaatttttgaaggcTATGGTAGTTTCTCCGCAAGCGCCCATGGAATTGATCCTTACACCAGAATCTAAACGTAAAGATGTATCAGGGCTCGCCATCAGAAAACTCGGCAGCAATCCAGATGATATAGAAAGATTGTTCGGGTCGTCAGTTGGTTCCCTTTCAACAAGATTTCCAAAGGATACTCTATTACATCTAAAACCACTATTGGGTAAACCTGGTAGTGATATGAATGATATGACTCTCTACTTGAGAGAGCATCCTGGCGTTGAGATAGTGGACACTAAAAGAAACTCTTTGGCATTCAAAGTTCGCGGTACTGAATACTCCGTTGAAGAACTGGTAGCTATGAACATTCAAGAAATTATAAATAGAGCTAActctcttttgaaagaaaaggacCCATCtggttttgattttgttgatagATTGTCATTGACTGTTCCAGAATTTTTTACTCAGCATCAACGTAAAGCGCTTCTCGACGTTGGGACTATAACCACCGATAATTTACAGACTTGCTTGGTCAACGATGGTTTATCCGTATTGATCAACTTTGCCTTCAAACATCGTGATTTCACTCCTGGAGAAAAGTTGTATTATATCGTGTATGACATGGGAAGCGGTTCTACAAAGGCGTCTCTTTTCTCTATTATGCAACCTATTAATGATACAGAGCCACTTACCTTGGAAATTGGAGGTTATGGCTTCAACGATCGTCTAGGTGGCTCAAAATTTACGCTGGACATTGCAAgtttgattcaaaatagaTTTTTAGAACAGCATAAGGCTGTCAGAACTTTCTCACTCAACGCGAGTCCGAAATCCTTAGCAAAGATCGTTCAAGCGGCCGAAAAAGCCAAATTAGTGCTAAGTGCCAATTCTGAAGCACATGTCAGCATTGAATCTCTCATTGATGAGATTGACTTCAAGACGACGATTTCAAGGTCTGAATTCGAGGAGTTCATTCAAGAAGGTGTCCGCGACATTGCTGGACCCATTGAAGGTGCATTGAGCACGCAGTTTTGGGACGATCCGATTGATTTAGATGATTTATCCGGTATTATCTTGACAGGGGGGTCTAGCAGAGTGCCTGTCGTTCAGGAACAGTTGTCCAAATTTGTGCctgaggaaaaaatattgagGAGTGTTAATGCCGACGAATCGGCGGTCAACGGTGCCACCGTTAGAGGAGtaaaaatatttgatgcCTTCAAAACAAAACCTTTAAACATTATAGAACGTTCCGTTTTTAATTACGGCATTAAAGTGCAGCAAGAAGAGTCTGAAGAGATTATTTTTCATAGAGGTACAGAGTATCCATCTCAGAAAACCATCACAATAGACCCTTTGGAAAAGGCTAACGATAAATTTACCATCGATCTTTACGAAAATGacagaattttcaaaactgtCGCGGTTAGCACAAAAGATGTAGAGAGAAGTTTCACATCTGAATCCTGTCCACTCGGTGTTTCTTACAACATTACTTTCACTTTATCACATAACAGAATATTTGATGTTGACAAAGCTGAAGCAATTTGTCAGAAAAATTCTTCTGTAGGTGATAGTGGTGTTGAcagtgaaaaagatgtaaCAGATGTTAATAGTgatacttcaaaaaattcaaaggGTAAGCCATCTCGCAAATTGAAGCTTTTACTAACTAAAGACGATACTCCAATAAAACACATGTCAtcagatgaaaaatatcaatgtAGAAAACATATATCATTCCTTGTGAAAACTGATAAGGAAAGATATGAACTGGAAGCAGCGAAAAATTCTCTGGAAGCCTTGCTTTATGAAACGAGAATCTACCTTGAAAATACTGATATAATTGAAACAGGACCCAAGATTCATTTGGAAAGGTTGGCGGAATTGATACCTGATTATTTGGAATGGCTCGAAGACGGCGCAGATGACTTTAAAAAGGGTGATatcgaagaaaagatctCTCAGATACAAAAACTCAGAAATAAAATAGAAACATATTTGAAGTATCTATCAGAGCCATTAGATGGCAAGCAATTCAAGGACATGCTGGAGAAATCAAACAATCTCTCTCAAAAGTTGGCCGATTCTAAGCAGCAGGTTAATGACACTATAGAGCTTATTGAAGACAAAGTTGCCGAGTTTGATCTCGATGTTCACGAGGAATACTCTAAAATAAGTTTACCAAGTTATATTGCAAGACTGCTCGCTGGATGGGATGAGACATTATCGTCTCTGAGAGAGAAGACCACCTCGATTGAGACAATGATTGAGTCAGGTGCTTTGGAGCAAACTGATCGTGATGACTTACTGGAAATGAAGCTCTCTTTTGATGAGGTCAGCATCGAAttcgaaaagaaaataaatgcTTTTAATATGGGCAAGGATTATCGGTTTCGAGAGCTTTTATCATTGAcacaaaaattggaaaaagttagaaagagaaaagaagaaagattgaGGAAGAGTATGGCAGAAATGAATAACTCTACAAGTGGCTTGTTTTCGGAAGCCACGGATACCCTTGAGCCCTCAAGCTTATCTAGTAGCACATCCACGGAAACTTTGACTGCTATTTTCCACGACGAGCTTTAG
- the STV1 gene encoding H(+)-transporting V0 sector ATPase subunit a (similar to Saccharomyces cerevisiae STV1 (YMR054W); ancestral locus Anc_2.617): protein MTYVQLYIPLEISREVVCLLGNLGNLMIRDLNRELTAFQRAYVNQIRKFDDAERSIQFMQEVVNKHSEKTWKYFLHTDDEGNAIQHPNVAQLVSTMHTHSHDFVHEAVEDIKGFESRVRQMDVSLSNLRLRLNCLIEHRHVIFECSRFLEGNPNIFGRVRSQNLDADEFRLTEEDELSETLSETLSFDDDIDNEGGYEQQTGMPSSNENFSRLVQGFHDKFMIAGSIRRDKVEILNRILWRLLRGNLFFQHFQINEPFVEDDEKVEKDSFVVFTHGDTLMRKVKRVVDSLNGRIFSFNDRSHDTLNALNDKISDLQQIILTTEQTLHTELVFVGDQLPTWKAIVKREKFIYATLNLLKQESQGLIAEAWIPSLELIGVTNALKDYSDGIGSEYSTVVSVIHTNKRPPTYHKTNKFTQAFQSIVDAYGIATYKEINAGLAAIVTFPFMFAIMFGDLGHGFILLLMGIYLWINEKKFEAMKRDETFDMAFTGRFVIVLMGLFSMYTGLIYNDIFSRSMSLFPSGWKWPSTFKKGDSIEAKQVGVYALGLDSIWHGTDNNLIFTNSYKMKLSILMGFIHMTYSFMFSYINYRNRKSVVDIIGNFIPGLIFMQSIFGYLSWAIIYKWSKDWVKDGKPAPGLLNMLINMFLSPGKVDEQLYRGQAFVQVVLVLAALICVPWLLLYKPLMLRRQHKPASRIALPPDHQTQMNLFEQSDQPQDEMIITDFGNEEEHEEFNFGDVMIHQVIHTIEFCLNCISHTASYLRLWALSLAHAQLSTVLWSMTIANSFSSANSGSPIAVAKVVFLFGMWFVLTVCILVFMEGTSAMLHSLRLQWVEAMSKFFEGDGYAYEPFSFKNIAD, encoded by the coding sequence ATGACATATGTACAGTTGTACATACCGCTGGAAATCTCCAGAGAAGTGGTATGTCTTTTGGGGAATCTCGGGAACCTCATGATTAGGGATCTGAATCGAGAATTGACTGCATTCCAGAGAGCGTACGTCAATCAGATAAGGAAGTTTGATGACGCTGAAAGATCCATACAATTTATGCAAGAGGTTGTTAACAAGCATTCGGAAAAGACGTGGAAGTACTTCCTGCATACTGACGATGAGGGGAATGCCATCCAGCATCCCAACGTAGCACAATTAGTGTCTACAATGCATACACACTCTCACGACTTTGTTCACGAAGCGGTGGAAGACATCAAAGGGTTCGAAAGTCGGGTTAGACAGATGGACGTGTCGTTATCCAATCTTCGGTTAAGGCTGAATTGTCTCATAGAGCACCGTCATGTAATTTTCGAATGCTCACGATTCCTGGAGGGAAATCCTAATATATTTGGAAGAGTTCGTAGCCAAAACTTAGACGCTGATGAATTTAGACTTACGGAAGAAGACGAGTTGAGTGAAACGCTCAGTGAAACGTTGTCATTTGAcgatgatattgataatgaAGGAGGTTATGAGCAGCAAACAGGTATGCCATCTTCgaatgaaaatttcagcaGATTAGTGCAGGGGTTTCATGATAAATTTATGATAGCAGGGTCCATTAGAAGAGACAAAGTTGAAATTCTGAACAGAATTTTATGGAGATTACTTCGTGGTAATTTATTCTTtcagcattttcaaatcaatgaaCCTTTTGTAGAAGACGATGAAAAGGTAGAAAAAGACAGCTTTGTTGTATTTACACATGGTGACACATTGATGAGAAAGGTCAAAAGGGTTGTCGACTCATTGAACGGCAGAATTTTCTCCTTTAATGATCGCTCACACGATACTTTAAATGCTCTGAATGACAAGATATCCGATTTGCAGCAGATAATTTTAACAACCGAGCAAACCTTGCATACAGAATTAGTTTTTGTCGGGGACCAACTGCCAACATGGAAGGCAATCGTTAAAAGGGAAAAATTCATATACGCTACCCTGAATTTGCTTAAACAGGAATCGCAAGGGTTAATCGCAGAAGCCTGGATACCAAGTCTTGAGCTGATTGGTGTAACGAATGCACTGAAGGACTATAGTGATGGTATTGGATCGGAATACAGTACCGTAGTTAGCGTCATTCACACTAATAAGCGTCCTCCCACTTACCATAAGACGAACAAATTCACTCAAGCGTTCCAATCTATTGTCGATGCTTATGGTATAGCTACTTACAAAGAAATAAACGCCGGCTTGGCAGCAATAGTAACATTCCCTTTCATGTTTGCCATTATGTTTGGTGATTTAGGACATGGTTTCATTCTTCTATTGATGGGTATCTATCTTTGGAtaaacgaaaaaaaattcgaagCCATGAAAAGGGATGAGACGTTTGACATGGCTTTCACCGGTAGATTTGTCATTGTCCTTATGGGGTTATTTTCAATGTACACAGGCTTAATATACAACGatatattttccagatcGATGTCTCTGTTCCCATCTGGCTGGAAGTGGCCCTCGACCTTCAAAAAAGGCGACTCTATAGAAGCAAAGCAAGTTGGAGTATATGCGTTAGGATTGGATTCAATATGGCATGGTACGGACAATAATCTTATTTTCACAAATTCATATAAGATGAAACTATCCATATTGATGGGTTTCATACACATGACTTATTCTTTCATGTTTTCCTATATCAATTATagaaatagaaaatcaGTGGTAGATATTATTGGGAACTTTATACCAGGTTTGATTTTCATGCAGTCCATATTTGGATATCTGTCGTGGGCAATCATTTATAAATGGTCAAAAGATTGGGTCAAAGATGGAAAGCCTGCTCCAGGATTGTTGAACATGCTTATAAATATGTTTTTATCTCCCGGAAAGGTTGATGAACAATTATATCGTGGTCAAGCATTTGTACAAGTAGTGCTTGTTTTAGCTGCCCTGATATGTGTGCCATGGCTTTTGCTCTATAAACCGCTTATGCTCAGAAGACAACATAAGCCAGCATCTAGAATTGCGCTACCACCTGATCATCAAACACAAATGAACTTATTCGAACAGAGTGATCAACCGCAAGATGAAATGATCATTACTGATTTCGGTAATGAAGAGGAACATGAAGAGTTCAACTTCGGAGACGTGATGATCCATCAAGTAATCCATACCATTGAATTTTGTTTGAATTGCATTTCCCACACCGCCTCATACCTTCGTCTATGGGCATTGTCATTAGCTCATGCCCAATTATCCACTGTTTTGTGGTCGATGACAATTgcaaattcattttcaagtGCCAACTCAGGCTCTCCCATAGCTGTTGCAAAGGTGGTTTTTCTCTTTGGTATGTGGTTTGTATTAACGGTATGCATTTTAGTATTTATGGAGGGTACGTCTGCTATGTTGCATTCACTACGTTTACAATGGGTTGAGGCTATGTCCAAATTCTTCGAAGGTGACGGTTACGCGTACgaacctttttctttcaaaaatattgcGGACTAA